ATGATATAGTATTCGGAGCAGTAGCAAGAGAGCTGAAAACTCTGCCTCCGGAACTGCTTAGCCAGGCAGGCAAGGTACGTTCGAAAGAGTTGCTTGGTAAATACGCCGAATATTTTAGAAGTACAGGTAATGAAACTTCAGCTAAATTAATGGAACTCTTTGCTGATGGCCGCGGGCATGTGGCTGAGGCCTTATCAGCTGATAGTAAAACTCTGGAATGGCTCAAAGATCGCCCTGCAATGTACGTAAAGGATGGGGTTCTATATGTCCATGCAGATAGCCCTAATGTATATATGCAGCTCTTAAAAGAAGCTAAAATCAAAGGGTTTAAAGGCAGCAATCTTGAGATCGTAAACAAATACACTAAAGAACTGGCTAAGACCACCGAAGGATCTAAGCATTTTTATGACTTGATGGTCAAAAACCGCTATCAGATGACTAAAGAATCAGCAATGGAAATGCTGAAAACATTTGATGCTGAAAGACTCGTTCATGGGCATACACCTCAAGGTGGCCGCATAACTTCCAAGTATGACGGATTAGTGACGAATATTGACTCAGGATCCGGTACCAACGGCGTATCCAAAATACATCATATAGGTGAACAGAATATCAAATTAGTTCGTAATAAAGCCCGGGCTATAACACGCGCCGAGATGGAAGCTGAATATGCTCGTGCTATGGAAGAATTCAGGATGCGGGACATGGCCGTCAGACGTGGCTATACGGTGCCTTATACAGTAGGAGGTTTCGTAGGGAAAGCTGTAGCAATATCGGCACGCCCTCAACAATCGAGCCGCAGGATAGCTACATCAAAAGAAGCCCGTGCAACATCTGAGCTAAGACGCCCTATACCAAATAATAGAAGAATAGATACCCTCCCTCGCCGCGGTGGAACTGGTATAAGGGTCACTGATAATCTATCGCGTTATACTAATACCAGCCAGCGAATAAGTACCTCTGCAACCAGGGTGCCCAGTGAAGGGCGTGTAAATCCTCCTGAGACAAGAGTTAATCCTCCTGTCAGTAATCCGCCGCCACGTCCCCCAATAGGTACTTATACGCCAAAAGAGCCTGATAAAAAAAGGCAAGTGACTACTGAAATAACACGCCCTAAACTGAAAAACGGAGATGTAGCATGGAGACAGGGGGCTTTGGGCAGTGGTGGCGATCAGCGCCCGGTCTGGTATATAAAACGTGCTGATGGTCATGTTGAAATAGTATTCCAACCGCCTGAAGATGCCCCCAGGCTTGAAGGTACTCCGGAAGAAACATTCTTTACTCGTGGCAAAAAGCCACCCACTAATCTTACTCAGGAAATGGGTGTTACCACTGCTAAAATTGATATTGAACGTAATCCGGAGATAAGGTTTGTTCAGGCAAAAGCACCAAAGATTAAGCAGAGTATTCCCAGGCATATTCGCCGCTCAATTGGTATGTGACCAACTAAAGTACTATTGACAGATGTTATAAAGCGGAATTAATATGAGCTATGGATATTGTATTGGCTCTCATTATAGGGGCAGTAGGAGTTGGGTTCTTATTCGCTCTAGCATATTTATTTGGTTCTTTACAAGGCCATATAGATAATCTGCGACGGAGATACTACTATATCGGTTACCACAATATTGTTGATAATTCTAAAATGATAGTATCTGGTCCTTATGAAACATCTGAAGAGTCCTTAGAATTTGTTATAGGTAAGCCATATATCGCATATGCTTTCCAGTACAAATTAAAAACCTTAGATGTCACAACAGCAGCAAATCAGATTTCTAATGGGGCTAAATACGCCCAATTATATGAGTTAACTCGCCCGCCCAATATCAATAATTAGCCAGTGACAAAGTGTCACAAATATTCCCAGATATAGAAAGAGGCCGGGTAAAATACCCGGTCTCTTTGTTCTAAAGGTAAAAGATAATAGTGATTGTATTTGCAGGGATTATTACTTTGTTTGCCTATTATAAGGCGACTGATTGTTGGGCCTTAAAGAAATACCCATCTCTCCTGCTGCACTATATATTGCATCTGGAGTTCTTCCTAGCTTTAAAGCTATCAATCTGGTCGGTGTATTCCCTGCGGCCAATTCGCGCAATATTTTGGTATCGTTATCATCCCATCGTTTACCATTATTCTTTGCTGAATTACTCATGATTATCTCCATTCTTTCTTTTTAAAATTCAAGTCTCCTTAAATATCTTTTACCTCTTATTTAATTATAACAAAGTATGCAAAATATTTTTACAGCTTTAGATTATCAACCGGGCTAAACTTCTTATGCGCTTCAGCTGCTGCTTCTGATTGTAACGAAGCCGCATAACGTCTGGTCATGGCCAATGTAGTATGTCCAAGCATTGATTGCACTTGGAATAAATCCCCGCCATTCTTTATCGACAATGTCGCGGCCGTATGGCGAAAGGTATGCGGCGAGTTACGGACATCCTTCAGCCCGGCTCTTTCGCCTAATCTATGAATAGCCAAATATATACCTTTAGGCGTGAGAGTCTTACTGTCAGTAGTAACCCAAAGAGACGGATTATTATCAACTCGGGCATGTAGATATTTATAAACTGCCATCTGGGTGCGTTTAGAAATTCCCACAACACGCTGTTTACGTCCCTTACCCCAGACGCTGATTGTTTCTCTATCTACATCAATATCTGAAATATTGATGTTCGCAAGCTCCCCTAACCTAATCCCATTATCAATTAACACCAGCATAATAGCCCGGTCACGTAAACTCAAAATACCTCGCCCTTCACACGCTAAAAGCAACGACCTTAGTTCATCCGGATAGTAAGGCCGAATTATTTTTTTGGGAACTTTTGGCGGACGGATAGGAGCCATCGGGCTAAAACTGATAACACCTTCTCGTGTTAGCCAATTGAAAAAAACTTTAATAGAGCGATAATAACCGTGGACACTTACCGGCTGACAAGTTTCCTGTTTGGTAAGTAAAAATCCTCTTATATGTGAGGCAGTAACTTCTTTTGGATCTGTAAGACCAAGAGCTACCATGTAATCGATTATCTGACCAATCTTCTGCCGATAATCAAAAATAGTCCTGCGGGATAAATCTTCAACACGGCATGCCAAAAGAAATGCTTCAAGGTGACGTCTAAGACCAGTGGATACAATCAGGGTATCAAGTTTACGTATAGTTCTATCGTGAGCTTGGGGTGCAATCAGGGTATCTTTCACCGCACTTTTTGGACAGCCGCCGGTGTATTTAGCTTTAAAGTAGGCCGTACAGGTCTCGAACCTGTGACCCTCTGATTTTCTTTATTAGCAGCCTTAAGGGCTTTTTGCTGTCTTAATAGTTCAATATTTGCTAATCTAGGTCTCCCACCAAGCTTACCGATTTTCTGTAACCACTCGACTCCGTATCGTTCCAGAATAGCTTGACCTCCGAGTGCTCCGGCATTTTTACGTTGCCGAATTTGAGATGGAGTCATGGGATATAGTTCTATTTCTGATTTATTAGTTTCCATCGTTCTCCTCTGTACCAAACATCGACTCTTGAATTTGGAGACGCAGTTCCGGATAAGTCCGAGCGACACTTGTCAAAAATGCAGGTGAGGGTTGCATTTTTTTGTGCTTAATTCTGCACCATATTGCTGGGTCAAATCCTATTGTCCGGGAAAATTGGTTTCCCGAGATGCTGTTTTTGCCAAGGTATTGTTTGATAATATCAACTATTTTGTTGCTCATTTCTACATGAGGATACCACTACCATTGACTTAAGTCAATATATAATTGACACTTTTGTTAAATATATCTACAACTTGTAAATATTCAACAGGCAAGTGAAAATAGGTGCTATGGAAGATAAGTCATCAATAGGTATAACGCTCAAAGAGTTACGCAAAAAAATAGGTATGACGCAGAGTGAATTAGCCCGGAGATCAGGTGTAGATCGTGCCTACATATCCCAATTGGAAAGCGGGAAAACATATAGTGCTACACTTGGAATTGCGCAGAAGTTAGCGCGTGGACTTGATATTTCGACATCAGCATTATTGGGTGAGAAAGAAGAATCTCTTGGTAATTTATTAAGCCGCGCACAAGCAATATCCAGAAGAATGGATGATATTGAATTCATCCCAGTAATTGGTTATATACCCGCAGGATATCCGGAATTAGTAGATGAAGAGGCAGCATCTGATTATGTTCCTGTCCCAAAGGAATTATTAAAAAATGCGAGTAAGAGAGTGTATGCGTTGAGAGTGAGCGGTGAGAGCCTCAAAGGGGATGGGATTGAAAACGGCGATATAATCATTGTTGATAAAGATTCAGAGATGTTTGAAGGTAAAATTTATGCCGTTCGTACAGCGCATAATGAAGTGACTGCAAAACATCTATATTTGAATAATGGACAGATTATTCTGCGGTCCTCAAATGGAGATTATAAAGATTTAGTTATGACTAACGCTGATATATTGGGAAGAGTTATTGCTTCTATCAAAAGATTCTAATATACATAACATAATGCAAAGGAGAGTGGCTCCGCCTGGTTTTTTAGCTTTTGACTTTTAATCAGATAGGAGGAATGGACAGCCGCCGGTCTGAAAACCTGGGGCAACTTAAACGGCTTATAAGGCTGAAATACTTTGGGGCGAAGTGTGAGCTTCGTCCCAGAAAGGGGAATGAGGCAATGCCTCAACAACAAGTGGCTTATCGTATCAAGAATGAACGCACCGGTCAATGGTGGGAGGGAAAGGCTGATAGCCCGATAGATGCCATGCGGAAAGCCGGCAATGAATTCCCGGTCAGAAACCCTAAGTTCGGCTATTTCCATTTAACTAGTCTGAAATGAGGTCCAATATGACAACAGCAACACGTAAATATACGATAGACGATATACTGGCCAAACTCCAGGGCGTCAAAAAGAACGGCTCCGGCTGGATGGCCTGCTGCCCTGCGCATGCCGATAAAAACCCGTCACTATCAGTATGCGAAAAGAGTGGCAAGATTTTGATCAAATGCTTTGCCGGATGTAGCTATGAGACGATCATGTCCGCGTTGGATATGCCTGTTAATGATGCAATGCCCAAAACTGCCAAGTCATCCAAGAAAAATTCACCGCTGGGTCGGATAGTTATGGCATACCCGTATGAGCAAAAAGACGGATCCATATACTACGAGCATGTACGCTACCAGCCAAAAACCTTCAGATTTAGACGCCCGGATCAGAACGGGTACTACATCAATAATATGGATGGGATAGACCATATTTTGTACCGGCTGCCTAATCTGGTACGCGGGATAGCTGAAGGTAAATCAGTCTACATTGCTGAAGGTGAAAAGGACGTTGATAACATACGAGGCTTAAACTTGGTCGCAACGTGTAATGATTGTGGCGCCGGCAAGTGGGAAGACAAATATTCTGATGAATTAAAAGGTGCGCCTCAAGTGATCATTATCGCCGATAAAGACGAACCCGG
This sequence is a window from Dehalococcoides mccartyi 195. Protein-coding genes within it:
- a CDS encoding tyrosine-type recombinase/integrase, which codes for MKDTLIAPQAHDRTIRKLDTLIVSTGLRRHLEAFLLACRVEDLSRRTIFDYRQKIGQIIDYMVALGLTDPKEVTASHIRGFLLTKQETCQPVSVHGYYRSIKVFFNWLTREGVISFSPMAPIRPPKVPKKIIRPYYPDELRSLLLACEGRGILSLRDRAIMLVLIDNGIRLGELANINISDIDVDRETISVWGKGRKQRVVGISKRTQMAVYKYLHARVDNNPSLWVTTDSKTLTPKGIYLAIHRLGERAGLKDVRNSPHTFRHTAATLSIKNGGDLFQVQSMLGHTTLAMTRRYAASLQSEAAAEAHKKFSPVDNLKL
- a CDS encoding LexA family protein codes for the protein MKIGAMEDKSSIGITLKELRKKIGMTQSELARRSGVDRAYISQLESGKTYSATLGIAQKLARGLDISTSALLGEKEESLGNLLSRAQAISRRMDDIEFIPVIGYIPAGYPELVDEEAASDYVPVPKELLKNASKRVYALRVSGESLKGDGIENGDIIIVDKDSEMFEGKIYAVRTAHNEVTAKHLYLNNGQIILRSSNGDYKDLVMTNADILGRVIASIKRF